The following proteins are co-located in the Wenzhouxiangella marina genome:
- a CDS encoding ECF-type sigma factor, with translation MTPNDFDRLLERLGQTDPSAWEELMALVYDDLKRIAHGQMARIAPGQTLGTTVLVHEAFEKLAAQGKLPVSERSGFYALCACAMRQIIIDHYRRRSADKRSVDPARLAEHETRRVNPDMDNALTELGRALDLLARRDPRLLEVFEMRYFAGLSDAEISERMDLSVRSVQRLAARARSWVAAGLDDADGA, from the coding sequence ATGACTCCAAACGATTTCGATCGACTTCTCGAACGCCTGGGACAGACCGACCCTTCGGCCTGGGAAGAGCTCATGGCCCTGGTCTACGACGACCTCAAGCGCATCGCGCACGGGCAGATGGCCCGGATCGCGCCGGGCCAGACCCTGGGCACCACGGTGCTGGTGCACGAAGCCTTCGAAAAGCTGGCAGCGCAGGGCAAGCTGCCGGTCAGCGAACGCTCCGGTTTCTACGCCCTGTGCGCCTGCGCGATGCGCCAGATCATCATCGACCACTATCGTCGTCGCAGCGCGGACAAGCGTTCCGTCGACCCGGCCCGCCTGGCGGAACACGAAACGCGCCGTGTCAATCCCGACATGGACAACGCCCTGACCGAGCTGGGCCGCGCCCTGGACCTGCTCGCCCGGCGCGATCCGCGGCTGCTGGAAGTGTTCGAGATGCGCTATTTCGCCGGCCTGAGCGATGCGGAGATCAGCGAGCGCATGGACCTGTCGGTGCGCAGCGTTCAGCGCCTTGCCGCGCGGGCACGCTCCTGGGTCGCCGCCGGCCTGGACGACGCAGACGGCGCTTGA
- a CDS encoding right-handed parallel beta-helix repeat-containing protein — translation MLYPAAQAASFHVCDCASGAQPGCQAGSDEQPGTADLPWQSYERARQAFAQLSPGDELRFCRGGAWTIDGAGERWINSACTAEQACRVGAYQPAQLSEPAPRPFLLRNDGGHGFSLADGGTAEQEEGYVFESLVIHSTTPTGYGFFIQNDVDDVLIRDVEIVGFRIGVYLAGANDCSPVPGCDGRNERIVLEQATVLDNQAFGWLGSSNGSEIRDSHFENNGSLAVFDHNIYLSDTSDGLVTGMRVLRNRLHRSALDEEGVCRAVSLVVHGRHSDLLIEGNEVWELPGAAAGGCWGISVDPGYAGEAEAFSDVVIRGNTVRNVGNQAIGIAACNHCLIENNVIVQEQALSSFSSIGIAAPNRARMANDQVMDQVTIRNNSIWFGPEAGGTGIRLGGEGGAHELVSNAIRNDGGPGFDCFELDLPAERYQAVDHNHCHASQGAFEWADGQGSLAQWQSSSGFDLHSSTEAPGFLDPPGFRLEASGADAPMVGAGHPTASSPRDILGLPRGPAPDAGAYQWRAGSLFQDRFETPTSP, via the coding sequence ATGCTCTACCCAGCAGCGCAGGCGGCCAGCTTTCATGTCTGCGATTGTGCCAGCGGCGCACAGCCGGGCTGTCAGGCAGGCAGCGATGAGCAGCCCGGTACTGCCGACTTGCCATGGCAAAGCTATGAACGGGCGCGCCAGGCCTTCGCTCAGCTCTCGCCCGGGGACGAACTGCGCTTCTGTCGTGGCGGCGCCTGGACCATCGACGGCGCCGGGGAGCGCTGGATCAATTCCGCCTGCACGGCCGAGCAGGCCTGCCGCGTCGGCGCCTATCAACCAGCGCAGCTCTCCGAGCCCGCGCCGCGGCCCTTTCTGCTGCGCAACGACGGCGGCCATGGCTTCAGCCTGGCCGACGGCGGCACGGCCGAGCAGGAAGAGGGCTATGTGTTCGAAAGCCTGGTGATCCACTCGACCACGCCCACCGGCTATGGCTTCTTCATCCAGAACGACGTTGACGACGTCCTGATCCGGGACGTGGAAATCGTCGGCTTCCGGATCGGCGTGTACCTGGCCGGCGCCAACGACTGCAGCCCCGTGCCTGGCTGTGACGGGAGGAATGAACGCATCGTGCTCGAGCAGGCCACCGTGCTCGACAATCAGGCCTTCGGCTGGCTGGGTTCGTCGAATGGCAGCGAGATCCGGGACAGCCACTTCGAGAACAATGGCAGCCTGGCGGTCTTCGACCACAACATCTATCTGAGCGATACCTCGGACGGCCTCGTCACCGGCATGCGCGTGCTCCGAAATCGACTGCATCGTTCCGCGCTCGACGAGGAAGGAGTCTGCCGGGCGGTGTCGCTGGTCGTGCACGGTCGCCATTCCGACCTGCTCATCGAGGGCAATGAAGTCTGGGAGTTGCCGGGTGCCGCCGCCGGTGGCTGCTGGGGCATCAGCGTCGACCCGGGCTATGCGGGAGAGGCCGAGGCCTTTTCCGATGTGGTGATTCGAGGCAATACCGTGCGAAACGTCGGCAACCAGGCCATCGGTATCGCCGCTTGCAACCACTGCCTGATCGAGAACAATGTCATCGTCCAGGAACAAGCCCTCAGCAGCTTCTCCAGCATCGGCATCGCCGCTCCCAACCGCGCTCGGATGGCCAACGATCAGGTCATGGACCAGGTGACGATTCGCAACAACTCGATCTGGTTCGGGCCCGAGGCGGGTGGCACCGGCATTCGCCTGGGCGGCGAAGGCGGAGCCCACGAGCTCGTCAGCAACGCGATCCGGAACGATGGCGGTCCGGGCTTCGACTGCTTCGAACTGGATCTGCCCGCAGAACGCTATCAGGCGGTGGACCACAATCACTGTCATGCCAGCCAGGGGGCCTTCGAGTGGGCGGACGGGCAAGGCTCGCTTGCACAATGGCAGTCCAGCAGCGGCTTCGATCTTCATTCCAGCACCGAGGCACCGGGCTTTCTCGACCCGCCGGGTTTCCGTCTCGAGGCCAGCGGCGCCGACGCCCCCATGGTCGGCGCGGGCCATCCGACCGCATCGAGCCCGCGGGACATCCTTGGCCTTCCGCGCGGCCCGGCCCCCGATGCCGGGGCCTACCAGTGGCGAGCTGGATCCCTGTTCCAGGATCGATTCGAGACCCCGACCTCGCCATGA
- a CDS encoding putative bifunctional diguanylate cyclase/phosphodiesterase, with amino-acid sequence MMLGGLQRKLVLGLIAAVLVLLLVLTTLWVMGSRSQLELVRNATDTMHEQAVIDLERRGQLAASFIADGLPNLIYYYDLQGLHGLATSALEQDDIEYVLIYDRDGRILHDGTDTVERFGEVMNDTLAAAVIGSDERLAQWSESVVDISQPVHLGQEVIGGVRIGVSRSASELAIGERQQMLGERVQSIFVEQLRVLLLAFLLLMVVAILLGWLVGRGLVRPIRDLAAAVRNLEAGRFDAIELHSGRRDELGDLVRSFGHMTDTIEAHDQAIRKLAYQDALTGLPNRLMFRELLDDTLNEYAGTGRPMGLMFIDLDDFKRINDTLGHDAGDEVLIEVARRLRDCASRSGQDAGNDRTLIARLGGDEFVALVSGGEIGQRCRRLAERILEALKQAFTAGRQRVHLSASIGITCYPDDAHNSKLLLKCGDLAMYQAKVQGKNGYAFYSDKLTLAADRLLLLEQDLRQAMEAGELRVAYQPIVEVKTSRLVGAEALLRWHHPELGDVPPEQFVAVAEASSLIDELGAQAIDTACQDAQAWQSELPGVRVAVNVSGRQMLKRGLDQRVLQALENSGLPPELLSVELTESSLLHDQFLASEILGTLRQHGVGIWLDDFGTGFSGLSHLRQVQVDGVKIDRSFIADLLTDANDLALTSAIIAMAHSIDMQVIAEGVESTEQLQLLTDRGCDLAQGFLFGRAMPAEALIERFRP; translated from the coding sequence ATGATGCTCGGCGGCCTGCAGCGGAAGCTGGTCCTCGGCCTGATCGCCGCCGTGCTGGTCTTGCTGCTGGTGCTGACCACGCTCTGGGTGATGGGCAGTCGCAGCCAGCTGGAGCTGGTCCGCAACGCCACCGACACGATGCACGAGCAGGCCGTGATCGACCTGGAGCGCCGCGGCCAACTGGCGGCCAGCTTCATTGCCGATGGACTGCCCAACCTGATCTATTACTACGATCTGCAGGGACTGCACGGGCTGGCGACCTCCGCGCTCGAGCAGGACGACATCGAGTACGTCCTGATCTACGATCGAGACGGTCGCATCCTGCACGACGGCACGGACACGGTCGAACGCTTCGGCGAAGTGATGAACGATACGCTGGCCGCGGCGGTGATCGGCTCGGACGAGCGGCTTGCACAATGGAGCGAGTCGGTCGTCGACATCAGTCAACCCGTGCACCTGGGCCAGGAGGTGATCGGCGGCGTCCGCATCGGTGTTTCACGCTCCGCCTCTGAGCTCGCCATCGGCGAACGCCAGCAGATGCTCGGCGAACGGGTGCAGTCGATCTTCGTCGAGCAATTGCGCGTGCTGCTGCTGGCCTTCCTGCTGTTGATGGTGGTCGCGATCCTGCTGGGCTGGCTGGTCGGCCGCGGCCTCGTTCGACCGATCCGGGACCTTGCTGCAGCGGTGCGGAACCTCGAGGCCGGCCGCTTCGACGCCATCGAACTGCACAGCGGGCGCAGGGACGAGCTGGGCGATCTCGTCCGCTCCTTCGGCCACATGACCGACACCATCGAAGCGCACGACCAGGCGATCCGGAAGCTCGCCTATCAGGACGCATTGACCGGCCTGCCCAACCGCCTGATGTTTCGGGAGCTGCTCGATGACACGCTGAACGAATACGCAGGCACCGGTCGACCCATGGGCCTGATGTTCATCGATCTGGATGACTTCAAGCGAATCAACGACACCCTCGGCCACGATGCCGGCGACGAGGTTCTGATCGAAGTGGCCAGGCGGCTGCGGGACTGTGCATCACGATCCGGCCAGGATGCCGGCAACGATCGAACCCTGATCGCGCGCCTGGGCGGCGACGAGTTCGTCGCCCTGGTGTCCGGCGGAGAGATCGGCCAGCGCTGTCGTCGCCTCGCCGAGCGGATTCTCGAGGCGCTCAAGCAGGCCTTCACGGCCGGACGCCAGCGCGTACATCTGAGCGCCAGCATCGGCATCACCTGCTACCCCGACGACGCCCACAATTCCAAATTGCTGCTCAAGTGCGGCGACCTGGCCATGTACCAGGCCAAGGTTCAGGGCAAGAATGGCTACGCCTTCTACAGCGACAAGCTGACCCTGGCCGCTGATCGGCTGCTACTGCTCGAGCAGGATCTGCGCCAGGCCATGGAGGCCGGCGAACTGCGCGTCGCTTACCAGCCGATCGTCGAAGTGAAGACCAGCCGCCTGGTCGGCGCCGAGGCCCTGCTGCGCTGGCACCACCCCGAGCTGGGCGATGTGCCGCCCGAGCAGTTCGTGGCCGTCGCCGAGGCCAGCAGCCTGATCGATGAATTGGGCGCACAGGCCATTGATACCGCCTGCCAGGATGCGCAGGCCTGGCAGAGCGAACTGCCGGGGGTGCGCGTGGCCGTCAACGTCTCGGGACGTCAGATGCTCAAACGCGGCCTGGATCAGCGGGTGCTTCAGGCCCTGGAAAACAGCGGCCTGCCGCCCGAGCTGTTGAGTGTCGAGTTGACCGAAAGCAGCCTGCTGCACGATCAGTTCCTGGCCTCGGAGATTCTCGGCACCCTCCGCCAGCATGGCGTCGGCATCTGGCTGGACGATTTCGGCACCGGTTTCTCGGGCCTGAGCCACCTCCGCCAGGTCCAGGTCGACGGGGTCAAGATCGACCGCAGCTTCATCGCCGATCTGCTGACCGACGCGAATGACCTGGCACTGACCTCCGCGATCATCGCCATGGCCCACTCCATCGACATGCAGGTCATCGCCGAAGGCGTGGAATCGACCGAACAGCTGCAGCTGCTTACCGATCGCGGCTGTGACCTCGCTCAGGGCTTCCTGTTCGGACGGGCCATGCCCGCCGAAGCCCTGATCGAGCGCTTCCGCCCCTGA
- a CDS encoding phosphate/phosphite/phosphonate ABC transporter substrate-binding protein, with protein MARPHREALVIVSGLHRWLGLFLLVLLLGSAAYGREDQHVLVIGRVSDDPAAHYDRLKPLLDYVVERLGDVGIREGRILMARDGQAMISYLRQGRVDWVTETAGASVAMIDRGGAELLLKGWRGGRSQYQSLFVVRRDSGIENLDALRGHSVGFQHPMSTSAYLVPAGMLLEAQLDVAVLLSPLDRPSPDFVGYAFTGTETNSVAWVHKRIVDAAAISNQDWETLIEPVPAYAADLRIIDRSPDYPRALELVRGSLDPEIRRRLREVLLAAASDPAAAPALSNYFRTERFTLPDEETLAQLATLRRLAARVRQSLE; from the coding sequence GTGGCTCGACCGCACCGCGAGGCGTTGGTGATCGTTTCCGGCCTCCACCGATGGCTAGGCCTGTTTCTGCTGGTGCTGCTCCTGGGCAGTGCCGCGTACGGTCGTGAGGATCAGCACGTGCTGGTCATCGGCCGGGTCAGCGACGATCCGGCGGCGCACTACGATCGCCTGAAGCCTCTGCTCGACTACGTTGTCGAACGCTTGGGCGATGTCGGGATCCGCGAAGGGCGCATCCTGATGGCCCGCGACGGCCAGGCGATGATCAGCTACCTGCGCCAGGGCCGTGTCGACTGGGTGACCGAGACGGCCGGCGCTTCGGTGGCGATGATCGATCGCGGGGGCGCCGAGCTGCTGCTGAAGGGATGGCGCGGCGGACGTTCCCAGTATCAGAGCCTGTTCGTGGTCCGACGCGACAGCGGCATCGAGAACCTGGACGCGCTGCGTGGACACTCGGTCGGCTTCCAGCACCCGATGTCGACCAGCGCCTACCTGGTCCCGGCCGGCATGCTGCTCGAGGCCCAGCTCGACGTCGCGGTGCTTCTGTCTCCCCTCGACCGACCCAGCCCGGACTTCGTGGGCTACGCCTTCACCGGCACAGAAACCAATTCGGTCGCCTGGGTGCACAAACGGATCGTCGACGCCGCCGCCATCAGCAATCAGGACTGGGAGACCCTGATCGAACCCGTACCGGCCTATGCCGCCGACCTGCGGATCATCGATCGAAGCCCGGACTATCCTCGAGCACTGGAACTGGTGCGCGGCAGCCTCGATCCCGAGATCCGCCGACGGCTTCGCGAGGTGCTGCTGGCCGCCGCCAGCGATCCGGCCGCAGCACCGGCCCTGTCGAACTACTTCCGAACCGAACGCTTCACCCTGCCGGACGAAGAAACGCTCGCCCAGCTGGCCACCCTGCGTCGTCTGGCCGCGCGCGTGCGGCAATCGCTGGAATGA
- a CDS encoding radical SAM protein, giving the protein MHPDLPIRYVEPVFRPPSEARSLILPVTDGCSWNRCTFCEMYTQPQKKFRAREEGEVLETIRRSGAMFGHRVRRIFLADGDALVLPTHRLMRILEAIREHFPGIERVGSYCLPRNLKRKSVQELTELREAGLGIAYVGAESGDDLVLDKVDKCETFDSTRDALDKLGQAGIVRSVMILNGLGGRIHSLRHAENSARLANTTQPEYLATLVVSFPQGEVRFRERFPEWEPLDRPGLFREMECLLEALELERTEFRSDHASNWLALKGQLGRDKSRLLTQLRQAIERPDQAGLRPDWARGL; this is encoded by the coding sequence ATGCATCCAGACCTGCCCATCCGTTACGTCGAGCCCGTCTTCCGACCGCCCAGCGAGGCCCGTTCGCTGATCCTGCCGGTGACCGACGGCTGCTCCTGGAATCGCTGCACCTTCTGCGAGATGTACACCCAGCCGCAGAAGAAATTCCGCGCCCGCGAGGAGGGCGAGGTGCTGGAGACCATCCGGAGATCCGGCGCGATGTTTGGCCACCGGGTTCGGCGGATCTTTCTCGCCGACGGCGATGCCCTGGTCCTGCCGACGCACCGTCTGATGCGCATCCTCGAGGCCATCAGGGAACACTTTCCCGGCATCGAGCGAGTCGGCAGCTACTGCCTGCCGCGGAATCTGAAACGCAAGTCCGTCCAGGAGCTGACCGAGCTGCGCGAAGCCGGCCTGGGCATCGCCTATGTCGGCGCCGAATCGGGCGATGACCTGGTGCTGGACAAGGTCGACAAGTGCGAGACCTTCGACTCCACCAGGGATGCGCTCGACAAGCTCGGGCAAGCCGGCATCGTCCGCTCCGTAATGATCCTGAACGGCCTCGGCGGCCGGATTCACTCGCTGCGCCACGCCGAGAATTCGGCCCGCCTGGCCAATACCACCCAGCCCGAATACCTGGCCACCCTGGTCGTGAGCTTTCCGCAGGGCGAAGTCCGCTTCCGCGAACGCTTCCCCGAGTGGGAGCCGCTGGATCGGCCAGGCCTGTTCCGGGAAATGGAGTGCCTGCTCGAGGCACTCGAGCTCGAGCGCACCGAGTTCCGCTCGGACCATGCCTCGAACTGGCTGGCCCTCAAGGGTCAGCTGGGCCGAGACAAGTCCCGCCTGCTGACCCAGCTCAGGCAAGCCATCGAACGGCCGGACCAGGCGGGCCTCAGACCGGATTGGGCGCGCGGGCTGTAG
- a CDS encoding DUF1415 domain-containing protein translates to MTEPLSADTAIAATRAWIERAVIGLNLCPFAGRPWREDRVRLSVSEADGIEALAEDLGEELLRLQRADPVELETSLLIHPFVLNDFFEYNDFLDIADRLVEGMGLAGVIQVASFHPRYQFADTPADDPANFTNRSPFPMLHLLREASIEAATDNIRDPDAIYERNIRTLRELGLEGCRGLASGRTAG, encoded by the coding sequence ATGACCGAACCACTTTCTGCCGACACCGCGATCGCCGCCACCCGCGCCTGGATCGAACGCGCGGTGATCGGCCTCAACCTCTGCCCCTTCGCCGGCCGCCCCTGGCGGGAGGATCGCGTTCGCCTGTCGGTCAGCGAGGCGGACGGCATCGAAGCGTTGGCCGAGGACCTCGGCGAGGAACTGCTGCGCCTTCAGCGCGCCGACCCCGTGGAACTGGAAACCAGCCTGCTGATTCACCCCTTCGTGCTGAACGATTTCTTCGAGTACAACGATTTCCTCGACATCGCCGATCGCCTGGTCGAGGGCATGGGGCTGGCCGGCGTGATCCAGGTCGCCAGCTTTCACCCGCGCTACCAATTCGCCGACACGCCCGCCGACGATCCGGCGAACTTCACCAATCGCTCGCCCTTTCCGATGCTGCACCTGCTGCGCGAAGCCAGCATCGAAGCCGCGACCGACAACATCCGCGACCCCGACGCGATCTACGAACGCAACATCCGCACCCTGCGCGAGCTCGGCCTCGAGGGCTGCCGGGGTCTGGCCAGTGGCAGAACGGCGGGCTGA
- a CDS encoding enoyl-CoA hydratase-related protein → MSSAFPEFKSCRIERYSDRVAELVLTGPARGNAMGPDFWRELPQAVAAAEAEAELRCLIVRGEGEHFSYGLDLPGMAAEMGPMLQDGAAGRARIVAAAAAMVSGFDALASSRLPVVAAIDGWCIGAGIEMIAACDLRLASRQARFALREVKVGIVPDLGGIQRLPHLIGEGWTRELALTGDEIDAEQARSIGLVTHCFEDGEALLAVARERATSIAANPPLVTAGIKQVMNARISGPVSHGNREAATLNGMLMQSEDFAEAMQAFMQKRPPEFKGR, encoded by the coding sequence ATGTCCAGCGCCTTCCCCGAATTCAAGTCCTGCCGCATCGAGCGGTATTCCGACCGCGTTGCCGAGCTGGTCCTGACCGGGCCCGCGCGGGGGAACGCCATGGGGCCGGATTTCTGGCGCGAACTGCCGCAGGCGGTGGCCGCTGCGGAAGCCGAGGCCGAACTGCGCTGCCTAATCGTGCGCGGCGAGGGCGAGCATTTCAGCTACGGCCTCGATCTGCCGGGCATGGCGGCGGAGATGGGCCCGATGCTGCAGGACGGGGCGGCGGGCCGTGCCCGGATCGTTGCCGCGGCAGCGGCCATGGTGTCCGGCTTCGATGCCCTGGCATCCAGCCGCCTGCCGGTCGTGGCGGCCATCGACGGCTGGTGCATCGGCGCCGGCATCGAAATGATCGCGGCCTGTGACCTTCGCCTGGCCAGTCGCCAGGCGAGATTCGCCCTGCGCGAGGTCAAGGTCGGAATCGTCCCCGATCTCGGAGGCATCCAGCGTCTGCCTCATCTGATCGGCGAGGGCTGGACCCGCGAGCTGGCCCTGACCGGTGACGAGATCGACGCCGAGCAGGCCCGTTCGATCGGCCTGGTGACCCACTGCTTCGAGGATGGAGAAGCCTTGTTGGCGGTCGCCCGCGAGCGAGCGACCTCGATCGCGGCGAACCCGCCGCTGGTGACGGCCGGGATCAAGCAGGTGATGAACGCCAGGATCAGCGGCCCGGTCAGTCACGGCAACCGCGAAGCGGCCACGCTCAACGGCATGCTGATGCAGTCGGAGGACTTCGCCGAGGCCATGCAGGCCTTCATGCAGAAGCGCCCGCCCGAGTTCAAAGGGCGCTGA
- a CDS encoding spermidine synthase produces the protein MPRSELLATAIIPDTRSKLMLYRHQDKFSIVIPGRGELMNTRVHGSEIALAELACAHLKNKERARVLVGGLGMGFTQAAALGVLGSDAEVVVAELVPEVVEWNREYMGEASGHPLADPRSTVYVGDVAGILKDCGSGFDAIMMDVDNGPSAMIRRENDWLYTETGLSVTRQALRPGGVLAVWSAGPDRQFQARLKRAGFKVEERIVRPHRAGKGARHYIWLARVSGA, from the coding sequence ATGCCTCGCTCCGAACTGCTCGCGACCGCCATCATCCCGGACACGCGCTCGAAGCTGATGCTCTATCGGCATCAGGACAAATTCTCGATCGTCATCCCGGGTCGGGGCGAGTTGATGAACACCCGGGTCCACGGCTCGGAAATCGCCCTGGCGGAGCTGGCCTGTGCGCATCTGAAGAACAAGGAGCGTGCCCGCGTGCTGGTCGGGGGGCTGGGGATGGGCTTTACCCAGGCGGCGGCCCTGGGCGTGCTCGGGTCGGACGCGGAAGTCGTGGTCGCCGAACTGGTGCCGGAAGTCGTCGAGTGGAATCGCGAATACATGGGCGAAGCGTCGGGCCACCCGCTCGCCGACCCGCGCAGCACGGTCTACGTCGGCGATGTCGCCGGCATCCTCAAGGACTGCGGCTCCGGTTTCGACGCGATCATGATGGACGTCGACAACGGGCCCTCGGCGATGATTCGTCGGGAGAACGACTGGCTCTACACGGAGACCGGTCTGTCGGTCACCCGCCAGGCGCTCCGGCCCGGCGGCGTGCTGGCGGTCTGGTCCGCGGGGCCCGATCGCCAGTTCCAGGCGCGGCTCAAGCGCGCCGGATTCAAGGTCGAGGAACGCATCGTTCGCCCGCACCGCGCCGGCAAGGGCGCGCGCCACTACATCTGGCTGGCCAGGGTCTCGGGGGCTTGA
- a CDS encoding carbohydrate kinase family protein, which yields MSVLICGSLAYDNIMVFPERFKDHILPDKTHMLNVAFLVPELHRYFGGCAGNIAYSLKKLGGEPVPVASVGADFDDYARHLDRLGIRQDYVRVHDQLWTAQAYITTDLDDNQITAFHPGAMNENHHQVINADSGASFGIVAPDGKLAMLRHCKQFADARIPFIFDPGQGLPMFSGEELEQMIEHASWLTVNSYEWELLKKKTGLDRNEIAARLDGGMIITHGSEGSELYHNGENVRIPVVKADRIADPTGCGDAFRAGLLFGLERGWDPEIACRLGSLLGSIKIAHAGPQHHDFSPASIRSRYAEIFGDNLPSVA from the coding sequence ATGTCCGTGCTGATCTGCGGCTCGCTGGCCTACGACAACATCATGGTCTTTCCGGAGCGCTTCAAGGACCACATCCTGCCCGACAAGACCCATATGCTCAACGTGGCCTTCCTGGTCCCCGAGCTGCACCGCTACTTCGGCGGCTGCGCGGGCAACATCGCCTACAGCCTGAAGAAGCTGGGCGGCGAGCCGGTGCCCGTGGCTTCGGTCGGTGCGGATTTCGATGACTATGCGCGCCACCTCGATCGGCTCGGCATCCGCCAGGATTACGTCCGTGTCCACGACCAGCTCTGGACGGCCCAGGCCTACATCACGACCGACCTGGACGACAACCAGATCACGGCCTTCCATCCGGGCGCGATGAACGAGAACCACCACCAGGTCATCAATGCCGACTCGGGCGCCAGCTTCGGCATCGTCGCCCCCGATGGCAAGCTCGCCATGCTTCGCCACTGCAAGCAGTTCGCCGACGCGCGCATCCCGTTCATCTTCGACCCCGGTCAGGGTCTGCCGATGTTTTCCGGTGAAGAGCTGGAGCAGATGATCGAGCACGCCAGCTGGCTGACGGTCAACTCCTACGAATGGGAACTCCTGAAGAAGAAGACCGGTCTGGACCGCAACGAGATCGCCGCGCGCCTCGACGGAGGCATGATCATCACCCACGGCTCGGAAGGCTCGGAGCTCTACCATAACGGCGAAAACGTCCGCATACCCGTGGTCAAGGCCGACCGGATCGCCGACCCCACCGGCTGCGGAGACGCCTTCCGTGCCGGCCTGCTGTTCGGTCTCGAACGCGGCTGGGACCCCGAGATCGCCTGCCGACTCGGCTCCCTGCTCGGCTCGATCAAGATCGCCCACGCCGGCCCCCAGCACCACGATTTCAGCCCGGCGAGCATTCGCTCGCGCTACGCTGAAATCTTCGGCGACAACCTGCCCTCCGTGGCCTGA
- a CDS encoding rod shape-determining protein has protein sequence MFKRLRGIFSNDLSIDLGTANTLIFVRGQGIVLNEPSVVAVRMQRGPGGPQDVAAVGAEAKQMLGRTPGNIRTTRPLKDGVIADFNMTEQMLQHFIKKVHSSRFLRPSPRVLVCVPCSSTQVERRAIKESAEGAGAREVFLIEEPMAAAIGAGIPIHEARGSMVLDIGGGTTEVAVLSLNGIVYSNSVRTGGDHFDEAIINYVRRSYGTLIGESTAERIKMEIGCAFPQEKTGEIQISGRNLAEGVPKMITLNSNEVLEALSEALSSIVGAVKTALEQTPPELCADVAETGIVLTGGGALLRGLDKLLMEETGLPVIIADDPLTCVARGGGRALEMMDENRGDFFFAG, from the coding sequence ATGTTCAAGCGCTTACGCGGCATCTTTTCCAATGATCTGTCCATCGACCTGGGCACGGCCAACACGCTGATCTTCGTGCGCGGGCAGGGCATCGTCCTGAACGAGCCGTCGGTGGTGGCGGTGCGCATGCAGCGCGGTCCGGGCGGGCCCCAGGACGTGGCCGCCGTCGGGGCCGAGGCCAAGCAGATGCTGGGTCGCACACCGGGCAATATCCGGACCACGCGACCGCTGAAGGATGGCGTGATCGCCGACTTCAACATGACCGAACAGATGCTCCAGCACTTCATCAAGAAGGTGCACTCCTCGCGCTTTCTGCGGCCGAGCCCGCGCGTGCTGGTTTGCGTGCCCTGCTCCTCGACCCAGGTCGAGCGGCGGGCGATCAAGGAATCGGCCGAGGGCGCGGGTGCCCGTGAGGTCTTTCTGATCGAAGAGCCGATGGCGGCTGCGATCGGAGCCGGCATTCCGATCCACGAGGCGCGCGGCTCGATGGTGCTCGATATCGGCGGCGGTACCACGGAAGTGGCCGTCCTCTCGCTCAATGGCATCGTCTATTCGAATTCCGTGCGCACCGGCGGCGATCATTTCGACGAGGCCATCATCAACTACGTCCGCCGCTCCTACGGCACCCTGATCGGCGAATCGACCGCCGAACGGATCAAGATGGAAATCGGCTGTGCCTTCCCGCAGGAGAAGACCGGCGAGATCCAGATCTCCGGCCGCAACCTGGCCGAGGGCGTGCCAAAGATGATCACCCTGAACAGCAACGAGGTCCTCGAAGCCCTCTCCGAGGCGCTGAGTTCGATCGTCGGCGCCGTCAAGACGGCGCTCGAGCAGACTCCGCCGGAGCTCTGTGCCGATGTGGCGGAAACCGGCATCGTGCTGACCGGTGGCGGAGCCCTGCTGCGCGGTCTCGACAAGCTGTTGATGGAAGAAACGGGTCTGCCGGTCATCATTGCCGATGATCCGCTGACCTGCGTTGCTCGCGGCGGCGGTCGGGCGCTGGAGATGATGGACGAGAACCGCGGCGACTTCTTCTTCGCGGGCTGA